Within the Stenotrophomonas sp. 610A2 genome, the region GCCGTAACCCGGGTGGATGGCTTGGGCGTCGGTGACCTCGGCCGCGGCGATCAGTGCCGGGATGTTGAGGTAGCTTTCCGACGAAGGTGCCGGGCCAATACAGACCGACTCGTCGGCCATGGCCACGTGCTTGAGATTGCGGTCAACGGTGGAATGCACCGCGACCGTGCGGATGCCGAGGGAGTGGCACGCGCGCAGGATGCGCAGCGCGATTTCACCTCGGTTGGCGATGACGACTTTATCCAGCATGGCCGGCGCCTCAGGCAATCACGAACAGCGGCTGATCGAATTCAACCGGGCTGCCGTTTTCGCCGAGGATGGCGACCACGGTGCCGGAGACTTCGGCTTCGATCGGGTTGAACATCTTCATCGCTTCGATGATGGCCAGGGTCTCGCCGGCCTTGACGGTCTGGCCAACGCTGACGAAGGCCGGCTTGTCCGGCGAGGACGAGGCGTAGAAGGTGCCGACCATCGGCGCGCGCTGCACGTGGCCTTCCGGCAGGGCATTGCCCGGCTTGGCGGTGCCGCCGGTGGAGGCTTCGGTCGGGCCGCTCATCGGCATGGCCGGGGCAGCGGCAGCAGCCGGAGCTGCGGCATACACCGGCGCCGGCGCAGCGACGAAACCGCCGACCGGGTTGCGCGACAGGCGCACGGACTCTTCGCCTTCCTTGATCTCGATTTCAGC harbors:
- the accB gene encoding acetyl-CoA carboxylase biotin carboxyl carrier protein, producing the protein MDLRKIKKLIDLLEESNLAEIEIKEGEESVRLSRNPVGGFVAAPAPVYAAAPAAAAAPAMPMSGPTEASTGGTAKPGNALPEGHVQRAPMVGTFYASSSPDKPAFVSVGQTVKAGETLAIIEAMKMFNPIEAEVSGTVVAILGENGSPVEFDQPLFVIA